The Juglans regia cultivar Chandler chromosome 1, Walnut 2.0, whole genome shotgun sequence nucleotide sequence ATAGGACATCTTAATTGTAAATCAATGGTTTTGCTAGTCCTAGTTTGCATCTAAATTAAACTATGTGAACACTATTATACACAAATTTCAGAAAAGTAAAGCTGATTATAGTTATGGATTGTACAAACGCCGctcactccttttgaaaaataacgaaatttataattaaaagattaaatttttcatatgagtctcatatttactattgattttgagaaattttaattatttctcctCGATATTAGTACGTATTAGATACACCTTGGTATAATTTCACAATTAAAAGGCTGATATGGTCTTATTGATCTTGGGAAAACGTGTTAGGCCTTGTGCTTGatcttgataaaaataaataataaaaaaatatgcccCTAACCATTAAAGGATGAATAAGGAATCTTGAATTAAAAATCTTTCAACAATCCACACAACATGACAACATTAGGTGGAGCAGAATAGAATAGgggaaagataaattttatgagGCCCATTAAAAATCAGGCTGAACAAGGCCCATCAGTTTTGTACAGAACTCTCTCAGATCGTTTAGGCCCAGCCCAATTAGAGAGGGGTCATGAGTCACCGAAGTTTATGTCCCACCATGGGTGACATGGGAGTAGACCACCCAACACAATCTCCCCTCTCAGGGTTTTGGAATGTGCTTATGGGGTTTTAGCCGTTTAGGGCTTTAGCTTTCTCACGGAAGGCGGCTAGGTTTTGACTCTCACttatcacctatatatatttcGAAGTTTTGTTCACCTCTTTTAGCATTTTCATCTGAGTCTTGGTTTTACAATTTCCTTCGGCAAAACTCGCCTTTAGCACCAATAATCCTCTGGTGCTCTTCTTGATTTTTTAACTTCGTTGATCTTCTGTTTCTCTTCCTCCCCAAGTTTAAATTCAATTTTGGGCtttattgattttcttcatTATAATCTTGTTTTGGCTCAAACTATTGATCCGGgttttctttctcaattctTGAAAATTGACTACTTTTCTCAGTTGAATTCAATCTCAAATTTAACGTTCTTGATTGTGTATACCTGgttcagattttttatttttcattctcatTTTACATCAAATCTTTGCTAGGTTTTCTGGCTTTCAGGCCTTTAAAATTTGTCGGTATTAGTTTTGCGGATCCTCTCTCTCCGTTAATCATGCAGGCACAGCGTTTTGATGCAGGCAGTGATGCCATTGGTGTTTGGCCTCAAGTCCCAATGAACAACGATCAATTCGACATGCATTCACAACCGTTCAAGAGGGCTAGAAACTCTGAGGATAATCAATCCAGCGCCTTGCCCTGCCCGCCAATGAATTCTAGGATGAACTCCCCAATTCCTCAAGTCAATAGAGGGACAAGCAACATTTTCTTTAAGACTAAGATGTGCACAAGTTTTATGGCGGGTATGTGTAGCAAGGGTGCCGATTGTAAGTATGCTCATGGTATTGAAGATATGCGGCAACCTCCACCCAATTGGCAAGAACTTGCTGGTTTACGTGGTGGGGAAGATCGATCAACTGGACATTGGGATGATGACCAGAAGATCATCCACAAGATGAAGCTATGCAAGAAGTTTTATAATGGGGAGGAGTGCCCTTATGGGGAGAGGTGTAATTTTCTTCATGAAGATCCGGCGAAGTTTAGGGGTGATTCGGGGAGATTTAGGGATAGCTCGGCAATAAGCATTGGAACTAACGAATCATCTGTAGTTCATGGAGCAGGCTCTAATCAGTCTGATACTGGTAGGCCTCTGAACAATGGTTCGGATGCGGTCCGGCCAAATACGAAGCCGTATTTGAAGACAAAGATATGTAACAGTTGGGAGAGAGGCCAATGCCACTACGGTGACAAATGCCACTTTGCTCATGGGCAAGCAGGTATGATGGTTCTGCTTGGCTTACCTTATTACtcagatttgtttttttgtttcttcttccaaacttttaattttctttgtcctAGTTTGCAACCGTGATTGATCAGAAGCAATTAGTCTAATTATCTCACTAGGCTATGAAAGTGGACAATGGAAGATGGTAGGTAGCATGAGCTTTCTATCATGAAATGGGAGCCTTTGACTTTTTTGGTTGACCACCCGAAAGTACGGTGATATCTCTGTtgtgaaatgaaaatatgtCCCTCGTGAACATTTGTGTCTATAGTTCTTAATTTACAAAGCAAAAAGTGTGTGTGTAGACCTTATTTTTAGGTTTAGTACTAATAGTTTCTAGTTGTGTGAGTGTAGACCTCCCTCTAAAATCTGAAATTCGATATGTAAGTTCTTCTATCTATAGCTCTTAGCCTTATTTTCTTCTGTAAAACTCTCCTACtaaccagaaaaagaaaagttgtgGTCAAACGAGTGGGCTGTTATCTAAATGATAGCGAATGATTTGGTTGTATTCTTCCCGAGGCAGTGTAAGCCTCCTCATATTCATCTCTAGGAAGTAATGATACGCTCTTCTCTTCCAAACCCAAATCAAAATATGTTCATTAACCTCTGAACCATCTGGATTCTCTCTAAGACGAACTCATTTTCCGAGCTGCTCTCCAGAAAAAGTTCCACTGCCTGAATCTAGTTGTGTATTTTGTTAAATGGTTggcatgaatattttttgtcGCTGATTGACTATTCTCCATGTTCTGGTTTTATGTTTGATTgttcattgtttttcttttaacatttcTCTCTAGGAAGGTAGCTGAGACTGAAACAATTTTATTAGGATAATGGGAAATATAGTCCACCCTTTAACTAATAAACCTACGAGAAAGTAGCAATGTGCACCTTGTTAGATCCAATCATCCAATCTGTGCCATTCCACCTGTTTTCATCCATCTTAATGGCCAGAATTAGACAATAATGCTATTTGTCAATTCTTGGTATATGGAAAGCACAATATGTGGGTTTTGGTAACATGGGATATAAAGTACAAAATGTTTAATAACCGGAGGGTGGAAAGTGCATTATCCCATTAAAGAAATATACAGTACCTTCACAGATTCAATGTGGGTGACTAGTTTTGTTGCCCTCACATAATAGGTGCACCAGCATTCATTGCAAAATTAGAAATACTGTTTG carries:
- the LOC109006262 gene encoding zinc finger CCCH domain-containing protein 39 isoform X1 encodes the protein MQAQRFDAGSDAIGVWPQVPMNNDQFDMHSQPFKRARNSEDNQSSALPCPPMNSRMNSPIPQVNRGTSNIFFKTKMCTSFMAGMCSKGADCKYAHGIEDMRQPPPNWQELAGLRGGEDRSTGHWDDDQKIIHKMKLCKKFYNGEECPYGERCNFLHEDPAKFRGDSGRFRDSSAISIGTNESSVVHGAGSNQSDTGRPLNNGSDAVRPNTKPYLKTKICNSWERGQCHYGDKCHFAHGQAELRAPIEGEASSMGFIPISAKPQYVPLRDASPPKTRILPTSTEEGRGQKSLLKWKGFKKIDRIYADWLDDVPLAQHLPSKVES
- the LOC109006262 gene encoding zinc finger CCCH domain-containing protein 39 isoform X2, which codes for MNNDQFDMHSQPFKRARNSEDNQSSALPCPPMNSRMNSPIPQVNRGTSNIFFKTKMCTSFMAGMCSKGADCKYAHGIEDMRQPPPNWQELAGLRGGEDRSTGHWDDDQKIIHKMKLCKKFYNGEECPYGERCNFLHEDPAKFRGDSGRFRDSSAISIGTNESSVVHGAGSNQSDTGRPLNNGSDAVRPNTKPYLKTKICNSWERGQCHYGDKCHFAHGQAELRAPIEGEASSMGFIPISAKPQYVPLRDASPPKTRILPTSTEEGRGQKSLLKWKGFKKIDRIYADWLDDVPLAQHLPSKVES